TCTGGGGCCTATCCTTATCAATTTCACTTTGTTTTATTCACTCAATATCCATATCTCATGTAAATTTATAACTCAAAAATTTTTCAACCTTTTTTGTTCCCATCCCTATATGTAATAAGATCTCATCCTTTGGATAGTATATGTTTGTTTTTGCAGGTGTACATTGTTTATCTAGGGCTGAACCGATTTCATGATCCTATTGTTACTTCAAACTCTCATATTCAACTCCTCTCTAATGTCTTTGCAAGGTATATAAATTCACTACTGCACTTTAAAGTTTAGCTAGGTAACGGTATATTAGCGAAACTTGTAAAATTGTTACCTTAATACTTTTAGAGcaacaatataaattattacaaattaaataacaatttgCAACGATTTTTATCGTCATCAAAGTAAGTAAACCATTGTTTGTACGACATTAGCAAGAGCTAGATACAGTGATTTTAGAACTATTTCTCTTAATTATAGTTGCAGTTTAAATATATAGAGCAATAATTTTCTGCCATTGTCTTAAATTCATTATGTGTTAGTGACTTGTGAATCCGAGTCTTAATCATCAATCTTATATAAATATTCTTGAACTTTATGAACTATATTAATTCTCCTTCtataatattttctttctaGTGAAGAAGAAGCTAAACAGTCTTTGCTCTATAGCTACAAGCACAGCTTCTCAGGCTTTTCAGCAATGCTCAATTCAACCCAAGCAGCCACCTTGGCCAGTAATGATCTTGTTACCCCTTCTTATATATAGTAATGATGGCTTAAGTTAATTGATCTTCTTAATACGTAATTAAGAAAAGCTATTGCATGCAGAGATAAAAGAAGTAATATCAGTATTTAGGAGCAAGTCACTAGAGTtgcacactaccagaagctgggACTTCTTGGGCCTTACCATGGACAGCACTACCGCAGCAACTCCACTGCAATTGAGCTATGGCGATGACGTTGTCGTTGGGATCTTTGATACAGGTGTAATAGCAAACTTATCTGTCTTTTGAAATCACAAAGCCATCATATATTTAACCTTTTATatggataaatttattaacatcTCTTTGGTGATGATAAGGCATATGGCCAGAATCTGACAGCTTCAAGGAAGAGCCACACCTGCGGCCAATTCCACCAACTTGGAAGGGACAATGTGTTGAAGGAGAAGGTTTTGAACCCAGAAAAGCATGCAACAGGAAGTTAATTGGTGCACGTTACTACCTCAAAGGATTCGAACAGCAGTTCGGACCTTTGAATACGAGAGGTGGCAACTCAGAATATCGATCTGCTCGAGACTTCCTTGGTCACGGAACACATATAGCTTCAACAGCAGTTGGATCCACTATAAGAAACGCAAGCTTCTTTGGTTTTGGGAAAGGCAATGCTAGAGGTGGAGCTCCTAGAGCTAGATTAGCAGTGTACAAGATCTGCTGGAGCAAGAATTTTGATGGGAAATGCGCAGAATCTGATATTCTTGCTGCTTTTGATGATGCATTGAGAGATGGTGTTAATATTATCTCTGCGTCATTCGGTGCACCACCTCCATTGGCTCCATTCTTTGCTTCGAGTTCTGATATAGGAGCATTTCATGCAATGCAATTTGGTGTTAATGTGGTGTTCTCAGCTGGAAATGATGGTCCTAATCCTTCTCTAGTGGGAAATGTTTCGCCTTGGAGTATATGTGTTGCTGCTTCTACTACTGATCGAACATTTCCTGCTCAGATTGTTCTTGACAGTAACTTATCTATAATGGTAATCTAAACAGTATTTATAGTCcccgtcttcttcttcttctcttgatAGATAGGCATACAAGTGCTTGAATATGGTTAAAGACCACCTGATGAATTAGGGTTAAGACCAAAACTTACAGCTTTTCATTAATTGGTTACCTGAATTATAAATATGCTTTGCATGTTGATAAAATTCTGAAAGCTTCATAAAttcaatttcctttttcttgGAAAAGGGTATCTGAAAATCATAACAGGAATAaagaaagaatatttaaataagttttactAATTTGGAAGTGATGATTGTTAAGGGAGAGAGCTTCATAACCAGAGAGATCAAAGGAAAATTGGCAAATGCAGTGATGTATTTTACTAATGGGTATATCTCTCAATCTCTCTCTTCCAATAAGGTGTGTTTTTACATAAGTAAATTATTTTCATGGTAAAAATAAGTCCATCTAAAGATTTAGCCATTTTCAGAATTTGTATGATGGAGAATTGGACCAAAAGATTAGCGACAGGAAAGGTTATTCTTTGCTTCTCAAATATAGGGCCAGTTCCATTAAGTGGAATTGCACAAGTAGCAGTGAAGACAGCCAATGGATCAGGTTTGATCTTTGTTGAACCTCCTACCAACCAGATTGCGGATATAGATATCATCCCCACCGTCCGTGTTGACATTAGCCAAGGCACTCAAATTCTAAACTATCTTGCTCAGTTGCCCAAGTAAGAGCAAGATTTGCTTAATTTTCTGCATTATTAAtacaaaatctattaattagtattaattttgTGGACTGTGAAAGGCTTTCTGTAGTGAGGATATTACCAAGTAGAACAGTAATTGGCAAGTCACCAGCCCCTGTAGTAGCACCATTCTCTTCTAGAGGTCCAAGCTCCATTTCACCAGACTTTCTAAAggtaattaattaagaaaattgtATACTAATAATCATGGAACGGGAGTTAATATACTTAATTATATTGATTAATTCAGATTTCTTACAGCCAGACTTAACTGCTCCTGGAATTAATATTCTAGCAGCATGGCCTCCAAAGACTCCTCCAACACTGTTACCAAGCGACGACCGGTTTGTGGAGTGGAATTTCCAGTCAGGAACATCAATGTCTAGCCCTCATGTGTCAGGAGTCGCTGCACTTATTAAATCTGCCCATCCCCACTGGTCTCCGGCAGCCATTAGATCTGCTTTAATGACCACTGGTAAGATTGCCTAGACCTGGTCTGCCATAAACTTGATGCACAAATATATAGATTTACTTAATAGATAGATTCTGTGAGATTAATTGTGTCTTGAGTTGCTTATCTcatgactatatatataatgggTGAACTTCCACTATTACATTTTAGGGTCTATATACAGCAGCACCGTAGCTATAATTAAACtgttaaaaaaaactaattctTTTAaggtatataataatatattttaatatatgatttattttatgtttaataaaattatatatatttttatttattgtgaaaaaataaataaaaatccttATAGCAGtagatataaatttttaaaattttactattgaTCTATAATCACGGTTTAAATATATAAGATAACAATTTACTGTTATTATCATAGACTCACTCTTGTGATAGTGTTCAATAACTGCAGTTTTTCATTTGTCCCTGCATGGACCTAAAAGGACTAATTTTCTGTAATCATCAGCAACCACAAAGGACACAGCCCTTGATAGTATTCTGGTTGGTGGATCAATGGAAGTTTCAGATCCTTTTGATATGGGTTCTGGCCACATAAACCCATTAAAAGCAATGGATCCAGGTCTGGTTTACGACATGAAAACCAGAGACTACATTGTCTTCCTCTGCAATATCGGCTACACCCAAGAACAAATAAAGATGATGATTCTTCCTTCTCCTGGAACTGACTCAATAAGCTGCTCTAACATACCTAAAACCAACATGAACTTAAACTACCCGTCAATCACAGTCTCTGATCTGCAATCCTCTACTACGATCAAGAGGACTGTTAGAAACGTGGGTTCAAAGAAGAATGCTATATACTTTGTTAGGGTTGCTAAGCCTAATGGAGTGGAGGTAGTGATCTGGCCTAGGGTTCTCATTTTCTCATGCTTTAAGGAGGAAGTTTCATACTATGTGACACTTAAGCCATTGAAGAAATCTCAAGGGAGATATGATTTTGGAGAGATAGTGTGGTCAGATGGACTTCATGATGTTAGGAGTCCATTGGTTGTGTTAGTGAACAATTGTGGTGGTGATGATTTTGCGTTTGTCTCAAACATTTGAAGGGATCTTTAAATGCTTATGGATCAACTTTTTTTGAGTGTTATATGTGTAAGcctagaaaataattttcatgaTCTTTCTTCTCTTATCTTTGATATTGCGATTCAATAAAATCCCTTTTCTTTGCTACAAGTTTATTTGGTTATATATATAATcgagataattataaaaatccaTCATGTCGTTTAATAGAATTCTGATGAACTGAGATCTGAAGCTATATCAGATAGTGACACATGGGCAATGGTCCGATTGATTAGGAAAATCAATGGATCAGGATCCGTGGTTGGAGAGTTAATAGATTTGTGTTTTGGTTCGAATAGGTTAAGGATCtaagaaaaatagagaaaatgtaAATTCTTGGGGGAAGTTAAGAATAATGAATTCAAATTGGTCCAGAGATATATATATCTTGATCGTCTTGACAGTTCATACGATACGTCCAATCAAATCGGACAAAGACATTTTTTAGCGTGTCAAGCGACTCATTAATAGTGGACAGTCGACTGTAAATGCAGAGCTGGTTAACCCATTCCCTGTCCATTCATCCGTGTCACATTGACCTGATCTTTAGAATGTGTATTTATGACCTCAGTATGGGCCAGTGGAGCCGACCATCGCAACGGAGGTATGTGTTTATCCCCTATCAGATCAAAGTTATGCCCTACCTACCTAGTTCTTATCAAGTTCTGTTCTCTTTGATTGCCCGGACTTGGTTGAACTATGGACATGTGTCCTGATAATAAGGGGCCTTATACTTTATAATTATCAGATGCCCTTTTATTTCTCCAAGAATTATTTATGACGGTCGAAGGAGTAAATCTATTTTGGCGATTTATTGTCAATTGTGAGTTCATTTATTTTCTACGAGTTATGATGTGATGTCATAAGTACGCACAATGAGTGTGAGCAGCGTTCCTGTTACACATTTAACGACCACCGTTGCTTAGGATATCTAAATGCGGTATTTTAAATGCACATTAATACCCGATTTTGAGTATAAATTGAGAGCTTTCTCCTTCCTTCCTTACTTTTCCCATTTTTGTTGGGCTTTGTTGTTGTCTTAGAGttgtcttcatcttcttctttttctctccgAGCTTTCAAACTAAAAGTATGTATCCCATCTCCAATGTCCCATCTCCAATGGCACATTAATCCCGAGTTGAGAAAATCTTTTCTAGAGTcatctctttttctctttctgaaGTCATTTTTTGAGCTTTTTTTTACGGAGATCTATTACATTTTGAGCTCCAAACTCCAATGAGAGAATCGTCTCATTCTCTTTCCCTCTGCCTCTTGACCTAGTGGAAGCTCAGTCTAGAGGAGGCTTATCTTCTATTTGAAGTAAGTCTACTATGGCCTTATCTTCCCCTTCTCTAGGTTTTTTCATTCTATCTTCAAATTTTTCAAGGTCACCCCTCAAACATTAACATCGAACTCTATTTTGTTTATAAGTGCCTTTGAAGTGATGTGTTAGGGATGCCTTTGAAGCGAGTTCGTTGATTCGAAGGTTTAGGGTTATGAGTAACTTAGATCGAGCTTGCATAGGATCAGGAAGGTTATCAGGTGGATCATTATTGTCTGGAATAACAGTTCtcttttggttattaataaatctATTTATGAGAGGTGGATTATGTTTGAAGGAAATTTTATTTGTAGTAATTTTAAATCTACCATTGCCTTTATCTATGCTCCATGTAAAGTCAATAATCAATGGTCTTTACGAAAGGAAATTGCAAGAGTTTTAGGCAATACAAATGGGGACATCTTACTTATGGGAGTCTTTAATCAGGTGCTAAGCGAAACGGATCAGAAAAGTAGACTCTTCTCTAAATTCGGAATGAAAAATTTCTAGAACTTTATAAACAACCTGTAATTATTTGATTAGAAGCTTTCAGGGAAACATTTCATGCGGAGAAATGGTGTATCTAAAAGCAAGATTGACATAGCCTTTGTCTTTCTTTACTGGATACAACACTTCCCTCATCTTTCACTTTCTAGGTTACAACTTACAAGCGGGACCCTCAGACTACAACCCTATTCTGTATTGGGGCCAAAACTAGCAAGATTTCTGGATACATGATGGATATGGCCTggttttaataaaaagaaattaagaaaCTTTAAAATGAAGTATCCCAACAGTAGGTTACTTTAAATAAAGTTGAGAgctctttgaaaattttaaaagtttggaACAGGGAGGACTTTGGTCGCGTTGATCACAAGATCTTTGAAATAAAAGGTTTTCTTAACTTTTGAGAGAATATtacttaaataaaatatcttaatAAACTGCATGTCAGACTGTACAACAGCTTAGAGCTAATAGTCAGATATGGATCATTAgaaatgagaaactgaaagtaACAATTACCTAGTGCAAGCTAAGGGATAAGAATACAAGAATCTTCCATATTTAGTCTTCCAATAGGtggaaaaaaaatagaataagtCGTATACATGTAAATGAAAaggctcttatgatcaattatccatAAAAAAATGTGATAGTTGAACACTTAAAAGACAAGTTTTGCCAATCTCAACCATCATCTTATGAAGTGTGCTTCCTCAACTTCTCCAAACTTAGTCCATAGCAAGCATATATGCTCGAGGAGTCATTCTCtttgaaagaaataaaagatgCCATTTGGTAATATGAAGCATCAAAAGCCCCAAGTCTAGACGAAGAAACTTTATTTTTCATAGAAGAGCtagaaaattaataaaggaTGATTTACtgaaactttttattaattttcatgagACATCTTGCTTGCTAATCAGTATTTGTTCATCTTTTATGGTCCTAGTTCTAAAATCAGCAAAAGCATTTAGGTGTAGTCACTATAACCTTGTAATAACTCAGCTCATCATAACACATCTCAAACtatccaaataacttttaggCTCATTCTTCACTTTATCAAAAATAGTTAACGCAAGCAATCAAAGAACTGTGAGTCCTACAATCTCCCCCACTAAATTTTTCGGACGTCCCCGTCATAATTCTACTGTGCTAAATCATATATAATTGCTAAATAAGGACTAGAATTTCGGGTATCATGGTTCGCTAGTATCTCAGGCAACTCCCTTCGTTTTGCACGTATAGCCTTTCCTCATAGGCTCATTAATTAGCACAACTTTCTTGATTCAGGATGACTTCAATTTTAACAATCCGGCTCAAActgattcaaataaattttggaCTCATTTTTCACTTGACTCAAAATGATTAATCCAAGTTATTTCGTAGTTTATAAGCTAGGATTTAGAAAGCCCATCAATTTTCTGTCCATGAATGATATAGAATTGATAATCCTTAGCAATCAAGGAACTGTGAGTCCCACAAAACCTATAAGTTTGATCTATGTCCTACAAGATCATTGCAAAAGTGCTAGCCAACATATTG
The genomic region above belongs to Manihot esculenta cultivar AM560-2 chromosome 3, M.esculenta_v8, whole genome shotgun sequence and contains:
- the LOC110611541 gene encoding subtilisin-like protease SBT3.18 isoform X2 → MATYVQYFWGLSLSISLCFIHSISISHVYIVYLGLNRFHDPIVTSNSHIQLLSNVFASEEEAKQSLLYSYKHSFSGFSAMLNSTQAATLAKIKEVISVFRSKSLELHTTRSWDFLGLTMDSTTAATPLQLSYGDDVVVGIFDTGIWPESDSFKEEPHLRPIPPTWKGQCVEGEGFEPRKACNRKLIGARYYLKGFEQQFGPLNTRGGNSEYRSARDFLGHGTHIASTAVGSTIRNASFFGFGKGNARGGAPRARLAVYKICWSKNFDGKCAESDILAAFDDALRDGVNIISASFGAPPPLAPFFASSSDIGAFHAMQFGVNVVFSAGNDGPNPSLVGNVSPWSICVAASTTDRTFPAQIVLDSNLSIMGESFITREIKGKLANAVMYFTNGICMMENWTKRLATGKVILCFSNIGPVPLSGIAQVAVKTANGSGLIFVEPPTNQIADIDIIPTVRVDISQGTQILNYLAQLPKLSVVRILPSRTVIGKSPAPVVAPFSSRGPSSISPDFLKPDLTAPGINILAAWPPKTPPTLLPSDDRFVEWNFQSGTSMSSPHVSGVAALIKSAHPHWSPAAIRSALMTTATTKDTALDSILVGGSMEVSDPFDMGSGHINPLKAMDPGLVYDMKTRDYIVFLCNIGYTQEQIKMMILPSPGTDSISCSNIPKTNMNLNYPSITVSDLQSSTTIKRTVRNVGSKKNAIYFVRVAKPNGVEVVIWPRVLIFSCFKEEVSYYVTLKPLKKSQGRYDFGEIVWSDGLHDVRSPLVVLVNNCGGDDFAFVSNI
- the LOC110611541 gene encoding subtilisin-like protease SBT3.18 isoform X1; the protein is MCNISGAYPYQFHFVLFTQYPYLIICLFLQVYIVYLGLNRFHDPIVTSNSHIQLLSNVFASEEEAKQSLLYSYKHSFSGFSAMLNSTQAATLAKIKEVISVFRSKSLELHTTRSWDFLGLTMDSTTAATPLQLSYGDDVVVGIFDTGIWPESDSFKEEPHLRPIPPTWKGQCVEGEGFEPRKACNRKLIGARYYLKGFEQQFGPLNTRGGNSEYRSARDFLGHGTHIASTAVGSTIRNASFFGFGKGNARGGAPRARLAVYKICWSKNFDGKCAESDILAAFDDALRDGVNIISASFGAPPPLAPFFASSSDIGAFHAMQFGVNVVFSAGNDGPNPSLVGNVSPWSICVAASTTDRTFPAQIVLDSNLSIMGESFITREIKGKLANAVMYFTNGICMMENWTKRLATGKVILCFSNIGPVPLSGIAQVAVKTANGSGLIFVEPPTNQIADIDIIPTVRVDISQGTQILNYLAQLPKLSVVRILPSRTVIGKSPAPVVAPFSSRGPSSISPDFLKPDLTAPGINILAAWPPKTPPTLLPSDDRFVEWNFQSGTSMSSPHVSGVAALIKSAHPHWSPAAIRSALMTTATTKDTALDSILVGGSMEVSDPFDMGSGHINPLKAMDPGLVYDMKTRDYIVFLCNIGYTQEQIKMMILPSPGTDSISCSNIPKTNMNLNYPSITVSDLQSSTTIKRTVRNVGSKKNAIYFVRVAKPNGVEVVIWPRVLIFSCFKEEVSYYVTLKPLKKSQGRYDFGEIVWSDGLHDVRSPLVVLVNNCGGDDFAFVSNI